The genome window TATTGACGATCGCGCGAATAGTTTGAAGATGCTTTATAGACGGTCCTTATCTTCCCTTGAAACActtcttatgaacattttgacccatttctATCTTGTGCACGTTGTGGGGTTCATCCTTTCAAAACAACTTTCTTGCTTTACTGATTTTCACACGGTAtcgatttttttgatatttttttttcgatCAGTTCAAAGCCCTAGTCAATGTTGTGCATGCCCCCAACATTCAACTGGAAATACCGTAGTCAATTTCGCTACTTCAATTTGATTTTCTCACTTGATGTGAGTTTATGCTGAATGAGACTCAAAGAATACCGAAGACAAGTACAAATGACACAAATGAAAGGGTTATGAAAGAAAAGTGATGTCTTTAGAAGAAGGAAATAAGTAAATGTTtaaaaggaatgaaaagaaTCTTATCTGAAAGTACGTGACCACCTTAATGAATCATGACATGTATTTGGACTGAACGTTTGATCCTTCTAAGCTGTCCGAATCTCATGAAACAATGTTGTTCCTTTAAGTCTATAGCCTGACTTCTATCTTGATTGTGTGCTCATGCCAAGACGGAATGTCATCATTTGATCAATGGTGCCCTTTATGGTTTTCCACTAATAAAACATTCTTATCTCTTTCTCTCAACTTACTATCATCTTATGTTGCCCGTGAGGGTTTTCACTCATAagacttatttttttatttttttttatttttgttgtaacaCACCGTAGGTCACAATGTCATGTCTCAGCCTTTGGAGAATTGAAGAACatgattattgttttatttagtGATTAGACCGAACCCCAATGAAGGGTTGCCTACGATACCTCTTAGGaatcaggtcgaacgtagttcaatgaaacttttttttttttgcaccaGACAAGTGGTGTTTGAAATAAAGGAGGATACATTTTTATCCTCTCATCTTGAGAATGTCAATCATGAGAGCGTCATAACAAAAAGTGTTAAATGTAGTATCTTTTGATCGAATCTGCGTTAACAATTGTGTCGATTGCCTTTTCCTCCATATCTGCCAGTTGCAATGCTCCTTTTGATAGCACTTGTTTAATAACATAAGGGCCTTGCCAATTTGGGGCAAACTTTCCTTTGACCTCGTCTTGATGGGAAATGATGCCTTTCACAACAAGTTGACCGACTTCAAAATTTCTTAGGCGTACCTTCTTGTTATAAGCTCGAGCCATCCTCTGCTGATATAATTGACCAAAGAAAATTGATGTGAACCGTTTTTCGTCTATCAGTGCTAATTGTTCTAACCTTGATTTAACCCATTCTGTGTCCTCAATTTCTGCTTCGACAATGATTCGAAGAGAAGGGATTTCAACTTCTATGGGTATGACAGCCTCAGTACCGTAAACTAATAAGTAAGGAGTTGTACCGATTGACGTACGAATAGTCGTCCGGTATACCAAGAGAGCAAATGGTAGTTTTTCATGCCACTGTCTAGATCCTTGCACCATTTTCCTAAGaatcttcttgatgtttttaTTTGCCGCTTCAACAGCCCCATTTGCTTTGGGTCGATAAGGGGTTGAATGACGATGAACAATTTTAAATTGCTCACAAACTTCCTTCATCAGGTGGCTGCTGAGATTCGCTGCATTGTCTGTAATAATGATTTTTGGTATGCCGAAACGACATATGATGTTTGAATGAACAAAGTCCACCACTGTTTCTTGGTGACTGATTTGAATGTGACAGCTTCCACCTATTTGGTAAAGTAGTCGATGGCAACTAAAATAAACCGATGCCCATTAGATGCTTTCGGCTCAATCGGCCTAGTAGCGTCCATTCCCCAAGTCACAAAAGGCCACGGAGCAGACATAGGGTGCAACTCTAAAGGGGGTGAGTGAATCAAGTCGCTATGAATTTGGCACTGATGGCACTTGCGTACAAATCGGAAGCAATCTCGCTCCATGGTCAACCAATAGTACCCTACCCGGATAATCTTTTTTGCTAGAACATAACCGTTCATGTAAAGGCCACAAACCCCTGAATGCACCTCATTCATAATTGTTTCTGCTTCTTGAATATTCACACATCACAATAGATTCAAATCTGGAGTCCTTTTATATAAGATATCGCCACTCAAGAAGAACCCATTGGCGAGTCGCCtaatagttcttttttttatctctatCAGCATGTATTGGATATTCTTTAGCTTTTAAAAACCGTTTAATGTCGTGATACCAGGGCTCACCGTCTGGCTCTACTTCAATTATATTGCAATAACCATGTTGATCCCTAACTTGGATTTCCAACGGGTCAGTATAGGTATTACCCGGGTATGGAAGCATCGAGGCTAGGGTGGCCAAAGTATTAGCTAACTCATTGTGAAACCTGGGAATGTTCCTGAATTCAATGGACTTGAATCTTTTGATGAGGTTTTCTAAACATTGTTTGTACGACATGAGTTTAATGTCTCGAGTTTCCCATTCGCCTCGAGCTTGTCCAATGAGCAAATCGGAATCCCCTAAAACCACCAACTCCTGCACATCCAGATTTATTGCCATATTCAAACCCATGATGCAAGCTTCGTATTCTGTTGTGTTGTTGGTAGAAAAGAATCGAAGTCGTGCTGTGGCAGGATAATGACATTCGTTTGGTGAGATAAGAACTGCCCCAATTCCTACTCCATTTTTGTTGACAGCcccatcaaaatataatttccaCACGTGACCATCATTAGGAATTTCTTCCTCAATAGAGTTGATTTCTTCATCAGGGAAGTATGTCCTTATGGGCTCGTATTCGTCATTGATCGGATTCTCTGCCAAATGATCGGCCAACGCTTGTGCTTTCATGGCGGTGCGAGTGAcataaataatatcaaattccGTAAGCAAAATCTGCCATTTTGCCAACCTACATGTTGGCAtggatttttggaaaatatatttcaaagaATCCATTCGAGATATAAGATAGGTCGTGTAAGACAAAAGATAGTGTTTCAATTTTTGGGCAACCCAAGTCAAAGTGCAACAAGTCTTTTCTAACAGAGTGCACTTTGCCTCATAGcttgtgaactttttgctcaaataataaatggtttgttccttttttcccGTAATGTCATGTTGTCCTAAAACGCAACCAAATGAATTATCCATCACTGAAAGATATAAGAATAACGGCCTACCAGGTTCTGGCGGGACCAATACCGGAGGGTTTACTAAATATTCCTTAATTTTGTCAAAAGCCTCCTGACACTCACTTGTCCATTTGATAGCAGCGTCCTTTTTCAACAACTTGAATATCGGCTCACATGTGGCAGTGAGTTGAGCAATGAACCTGCTGATATAGTTTAACCTTCCCAGAAAACTCATGACTTCAGTTTTGGTTTTTGGAGGTGGCAATTCTTGAATGGACTTTATCTTAGAGGGGTCCAATTCAATGCCTCTTCGACTAACTATAAAACCCAAAAGTTTGCCAGATGGCACTCCAAATGCACATTTAGCTGGATTAAGCTTGAGGTTGTATTTTCTCAATCTTTTGAAGAATTTTCTTAGATCACGCACATAGCCCGCTTGCGTTCTAGATTTAATGATGACATCATCGACATATACCTCAACTTCTTTATGCATCATGTCATGTAATATGGTAGTCATAACTCTCATGTAGGTTGCTCCTGCATTCTTCAGACCGAATGACATGACTCTATAACAATATGTACCCCATGGGGTGGTGAAAGCagttttttctgcatcttcttcatccatgaGAATTTGGTGATATCCGGCATAACAGTCCACAAAAGATTGAATCTCGTGTTTGGCACAATTATCAACCAGGATGTGAATGTTGGGTAATGGAAAATTGTTCTTTGGACTTGCTTTGTTTAAATCTCTGTAATCAACACAAACTCTAatctttccatctttctttggcACTGGCACAACATTAGCCGACCAGGCAGTGTATTGGACAACTCTGATCATATTTGCAGTCAGTTGCTTCATGATTTCCTCTTTAATTTTATCGCTCATGTCTGTCTTAAACTTTCTCTGCTTTTGCTGGACAGGTGGAAAATCAAGATGTATTGGAAGTTTGTGAACTACTAAATCAGCACTTAAACCCGACATATCATCGTAGGACCACGCGAAGACATCTTTGTATTCAAATAAAACTTGAATTATGTCGTCTCGAATGTTCTGATCAACATGAATACTTATCTTTATTTCTCTCACTTCTTCAGGAGTTCCTAAATTAACCGCCTCAGTTTCACTTAAATTAGGTTTAGGCTTATTTTCAAATTGATCCAatcccttttttatttcttcgtaAGCTTCATCTTCATCATATTCGTCAAACTTTGGATTCATTGTTTCGAGATCAGACAACTTTTTAGGATCTAACTGTAAACTCCACATGCATGTCATATTATTAAAGTCGACATTAACGtaactaaaatgaaaaataagaggaCATATATTAGAAAGAGTAAGAACAGAGAAGATGATTGAATATGATTGTGAAACTAGAACTTCATTGCATTAGATGAGAAATGATAGAAGGGTTAACACTAAAGTGAGACAACTAGAAGGGTTGAATTACAACCCTGAGAATaatccaaataaataaattaaaagcagCAAAATAAACTACCAAGACTCCCTCATTGTAGGGAGAGGAGTGGCTTCCCAGTTGTTGAGCTGGACATTCGGGCCGATGAATTGCACATCCATATGACTAGTGCCTTCACCCATCTGAGTCATGTTTACGTCATAAAACATTTCTTTGATACCTTGACATATTTCATCCACATCATTCTGGATAGAGAAGTCTGGACTCGGTTCACCTTGAGATTTAACGAAAGATTGAGCAATATGAGGGATTGGCTTCAACAAATTCCAAACATTTCTTTTACGATCTTTTGCCCATTTTCTATCAAATCTAGTTGGATTGAAACCCAAACCGAATGTCTCTTGATTACCCATCGAATTGATGGGATCTACAATTCCTTACAAAGACAACCCTAGTCTCTTTCCAGGTTCATAGCCGTTTTGTACCATCTGGGACACCACCCTGACTGAAGCAGATGATAGATGAGGTTATGGTATAGGCTTCCCTACCGAAAACTGATTGACTGTTATAATTTCAAAAGCCTGATAGTTGAGGGATTCACAACCTCTTTTGGCCTTAATGCATGGTATTGAATGATCTCGGGTGATTGGGAGATCATCTTCACCATGGACAATGATTTCCAGTTTATCATGCTCAAACTTGACCACTTGGTGCAGAGTAGACGGCACAGCTCTAGCCAGGTGGATCCATGGCCTACCCAAAAGTAGATTGTAAGAAGTGTCCATGTCTATTACTTGGAAAGTGACTTTGAATTGTAACAGTTAAGTATATTTCACCAAGAGTGTCCCGTTTTGCGCCATCAAATGCACGCACACAGACATTGTTAGTACGAATTCTATCCGTGTTGATTTTCAACCTTTGCAGAGTAGAAAGAGGGCATATGTCTACACCTGATCCTCCATCGACCATGACCCTCTTCACATAGTGTTCTTCACATTTCACGGTTAAATGTAACGCCTTATTATGCCAGATCCTTCCAAAGGCAATTCATCATCAGTGAAAGTGATTCTATTTACCTCAAATATTTGGTTGGCCATCTTTTCCAAGTGACCCACCGTAATACTTTCTGAGATATGTGCCTCATTCAAGATTCTGGTCAAAACTTCACGATGCTCTTTGGAATGTATGAGTAATGACAACAAGGATATCTGAGCCGGTGTTTTCCTTAATTGATCAATAACAGAATAGTCTTGAGctttcatctttttcaagaACTCTTCAGCCTCCTCCTCAGTGACAGGTTTTTTAACCGGCAACTGATTTTCTTTGGCTTGTTTGTCTCTTCTTAATTCTTCTGGAGCATAACACCTCCCAGAACGAGTTAATCcttttgtttaatttgtttCTTCAATAATCTCATTTCCTTTGTGGGTAACAACAACTTTGTTTTAGTTCTATGGAACGGTCTTGGTGTTTGTCATCGGAAGCTGCGTTGCAATTTGTATCACAATTGGCTTTTTCAcactttcttgattttgacCAAATGCTCGAAGCTTACCAGGAGTGTATAATTTTGGTCCATTCAACGGTACTTCTCTTCTTTTTACAGCTCCAGGGACATATAACACTAGTTTTCTCGAGTCTCCAAAATTTGAACTTACACCATTCACAATTATCGGTGCCTTTTGTATGGGTTCTAAAACCATACTCGACTCTTTTTTTGAATCTCTGCTTTCCATTTTTGTTCTACATGTTTGCTCACAATCTTTATAAATGTCTACCATCCCCACAACATGCTCCTTATTGTGAGCAGGGAGTGGGTTATTGGTGACATTTGGTGACTCCTCATTGCGTATCTCAATTACCTTATCCTCAATCAACTTCTCAATGACTCTTTTTAGCGTCCAACAATCCTCTGTGCTATGACCTGGAGTGTTAGCCTAATACTCACATATAACAGTTGGGTCAAAGCCTCTTGCATTTGGATTGACAAAATAGGGATTGACAGGTTCAACTAATCTCAATTGTACTAATTTTCGCAACAAACTCGTATATGACTCTCCAATTGGGGTAAAGTTTTCTTTTCGACCTTGTTCTCTTGTATAATCCATCCGGGGACGTGAATTATGGGGTGCCTGAAAATTTTGTTGTTGGGGGCGAGAACCTTGTGGGGCAGGTGCCCGCCATTGTTGGCGCTGAGGAGGTCGGACATATGCTTGAGTGTTGAGAACTGCATATTGGGATGGGTAATAATGTTGAAGAGAATTAGCTTGTTCTTGTTGGACTTGAACATAAGGGTGGTTCATGCCCATTTGAACACCTCTCGATCCAGACGTCATCATGGACCCTTCCTCCTTCTTTTTTCGATTTACAAAATTACCTGACCCGCTTTGTATTGCTTGCGTGGTAGCTCTAATGGCTGTCTGGCTTACAATTTTACCTGATTTTATGCCGTTCTATACCATTTCTCCGATCTTAATTGCTTCGGCGAAAGGCTTTCCCATTGCAGCAAGAAGGTAATGAAAGTAGTCAGGTTCTTGTGCCTGGAGAAAAACATCAATcaattcataatttttcatcGGCGGTTTGACTCTAGCCGCCTGCTCCCTCCATCTTATGACATATTCCCTAAAACTTTCAGAcgattttttcttcatattagcTAGGGAATTGCGATCCGGAACGATATCGATATTGTATTGGAATTGTTGGACAAAATCTTGCGCCATGTCATCCCAGACATGCCATCGAGAAGTATCTTGATCGATAAACCATTCGGCTACACCCGTTAGACTTTCTCCAAAGTAAGCCATAAGaagttcttcttttctttcgGCTCCCCTTAGCTGATTACAAAATCTTTTCAAATGAGCCACTGGGTCGCCATGGCCATTATACTTATCAAACTTTGGAGTTTTGAACCCTATAGGCAAGTGAACATCTGGAAACATGCATAAGTCCTTGAACGAGACACTTTTGTGTCCTCCCAACCCTTGCATATTCCTTATGTTTTGCTCCAAACtcctcatttttcttgcaatttcTTCATGTTCCTCGGCCTTAATGGTTTTTTCAACCTCAACGGGGGAACTGTATTGATGAGTGTGGTGGTAAGAATAAGGAACtttgaaagtcaatttaggGGCCTGACCTTGGCAGTATTGATCTTTGGATATAGGATCATCATTGGATTTTTATACTAGTGTTGGTTGAGTAATTGCATTAGTTTGCACAGTTGGCATGAAGAGTGGATTATTCATCATGGGTGGATTCAACGGGTGTACCGATGAAGTTCCAGCAGTATTAGATGTGTTAACGTGGGGTCCAAATCCAGGTGGATAAATCGGGTCACTTGTTGAGACTTGAATAGGGAATGACATATTCACATTCAGGTATTCCCGAATTGAAGATGGGGGAGCCTGCCCATTCATCCAAGCTTCATACATTTCGGCCATCTGTTGTCTCAACATTTTGACCTCTTCTACAGATACTAACTCTTGTGCAACCATTTGATTTTGGACTTCGTCATTTCCCAACTTTGTTTCGTCTTTGCGTGtcatttttgtttttccttttgatCTTGTGTTATATTGATGAGATGCCAGCTTTCTTCACAAACCAACCACCTTTAAACTCTTTCtctcttatatataaaaaaaaatgtgttaggaTTCAACACTTTGCAATATTAATCACACGTTGTATGTTATGCACCTAAATTATTCCTATTCTATAATGAGTTTTGGAAGACTTTTATGTTTCATCCCGGCTTTGGACGACTTGCTTATGTCTTTTAGTCCCATACTTTACTCATCTGAATATTTTGAACGCATTTTGATCGAACCTGTTaaaggttgcctacgtatcatgTTGAACATGGATCAGATCATTACGTAGTTCGTGAAgaagaattattaaaaaaataaaacacgacatttatttatcttaacatgaagacatcattcaaatcaaaatattcttaaaataaatgaCCAAAACATCAAAGTACTTAAAGATTGAAACAAACTTcgacaaaatgaaaataaaagaaataataataataataaaaaaaaaatccttctccaatatttctcgATCATCAATTGCCCCCTAGGCTAGAGTAAACCTTGAACAAAGCTTTTGGCAGATGTGGGGCCAGTGCACGCGCATGTTGACCCAGACTCTCATCACTCCGATGTAGATAACCACCATAAATATCAATCAAGCTCTCTGTCAGTTGAAGCACTTGTTCTTTGGCCTCCTCCATATTCTCGTGATAATTCTGCAACCATTCTTGAGTAGTACCAATCGTGTGGGTCAAATCCTCTTCATGTGCCTGAAGCTCTTTGATTTGATTATGAAGTTCTTCACGCTCCCCCATCCATTGGTTTCTCTCGATCGCGACTTCTGCTTGATACGATGTGAAACGCTTTGCTATGTCTGTTTCTCGTCTCATCGAAGCTTTTAACTGATTTTGTAGTCTAGCCTGTATGTGCATTAAgagggtcttttcttttttatactcCTCCTCTTGTTGCTCCATAACGCCTGTGACAATGCCCAAATCCTCATGTAAGGTTCGAATGGTGGATTGATGTTCCTTTTCAGCCCTTTTCTGAATCAACCTAACTTTCTCTTTGAATATTGCATCACGTTGAGCCAACTCTTCTCTAGCATTCTTTAGATCATTACTGAGGATATCCAGAGTAAACCTGTAATTTCTTTCCACCTCGAGCCGAGCTTGCTTGATTCTGACTTCAATTTCCTCTTCTCGATCTCTGAGTTCTCGCGCTGATCCTTCGGGCATTACTTTGAGGGGGGCTTGATCAACGAACCAATGGAGGTATGAGGGGTCTACTTCTCCTTCAACACGATCATCTACCATAGCTTTCGAGCTTAAAGTTCGACTACCACCCTAAATCTTTTGAGCTTCTGATTCTCGATCTCGATCTTCAGACGACACCTCCTATACGAAACTCTGTGTATCCTCGGCCCTAGGTAAGATTTGTCTTTGTCCTAGTTGGCGTAGCACCCGAAGGGGTATGTATGGTTGGAATCCTTGAAGGCCTGTCAGAACAAAGAATGGACGATAGG of Solanum stenotomum isolate F172 unplaced genomic scaffold, ASM1918654v1 scaffold18272, whole genome shotgun sequence contains these proteins:
- the LOC125850644 gene encoding uncharacterized protein LOC125850644, whose amino-acid sequence is MNEVHSGVCGLYMNGYVLAKKIIRVGYYWLTMERDCFRFVRKCHQCQIHSDLIHSPPLELHPMSAPWPFVTWGMDATRPIEPKASNGHRHQETVVDFVHSNIICRFGIPKIIITDNAANLSSHLMKEVCEQFKIVHRHSTPYRPKANGAVEAANKNIKKILRKMVQGSRQWHEKLPFALLVYRTTIRTSIGTTPYLLVYGTEAVIPIEVEIPSLRIIVEAEIEDTEWVKSRLEQLALIDEKRFTSIFFGQLYQQRMARAYNKKVRLRNFEVGQLVVKGIISHQDEVKGKFAPNWQGPYVIKQVLSKGALQLADMEEKAIDTIVNADSIKRYYI
- the LOC125850645 gene encoding uncharacterized protein LOC125850645, with translation MGNQETFGLGFNPTRFDRKWAKDRKRNVWNLLKPIPHIAQSFVKSQGEPSPDFSIQNDVDEICQGIKEMFYDVNMTQMGEGTSHMDVQFIGPNVQLNNWEATPLPTMRESCYVNVDFNNMTCMWSLQLDPKKLSDLETMNPKFDEYDEDEAYEEIKKGLDQFENKPKPNLSETEAVNLGTPEEVREIKISIHVDQNIRDDIIQVLFEYKDVFAWSYDDMSGLSADLVVHKLPIHLDFPPVQQKQRKFKTDMSDKIKEEIMKQLTANMIRVVQYTAWSANVVPVPKKDGKIRVCVDYRDLNKASPKNNFPLPNIHILVDNCAKHEIQSFVDCYAGYHQILMDEEDAEKTAFTTPWGTYCYRVMSFGLKNAGATYMRVMTTILHDMMHKEVEVYVDDVIIKSRTQAGYVRDLRKFFKRLRKYNLKLNPAKCAFGVPSGKLLGFIVSRRGIELDPSKIKSIQELPPPKTKTEVMSFLGRLNYISRFIAQLTATCEPIFKLLKKDAAIKWTSECQEAFDKIKEYLVNPPVLVPPEPGRPLFLYLSVMDNSFGCVLGQHDITGKKEQTIYYLSKKFTSYEAKCTLLEKTCCTLTWVAQKLKHYLLSYTTYLISRMDSLKYIFQKSMPTCRLAKWQILLTEFDIIYVTRTAMKAQALADHLAENPINDEYEPIRTYFPDEEINSIEEEIPNDGHVWKLYFDGAVNKNGVGIGAVLISPNECHYPATARLRFFSTNNTTEYEACIMGLNMAINLDVQELVVLGDSDLLIGQARGEWETRDIKLMSYKQCLENLIKRFKSIEFRNIPRFHNELANTLATLASMLPYPGNTYTDPLEIQVRDQHGYCNIIEVEPDGEPWYHDIKRFLKAKEYPIHADRDKKKNY